Genomic DNA from Actinacidiphila yeochonensis CN732:
TCTCCCGCAGGGCTTCGGCTTCGGCTTCCGCCCTGATCAGCTCCGCCTGCCGGGCTGTCTCACGGTCCCGTTCGGCCTGTGCGATCTCGGCGTCGGTGCGGCGCCGGGCCGCCTCGATCTCTGCCGCGCGCCGCTCGCGCCCGGCCTCGATTTCTGCGGTCTGCGCGGCCAGGGCGACCCGCTCGCGTTCCGCCTCGATTTCCGCTGCGAGCCGCTCGCGTTCCCGACGCGCCTCGCGTTCTGCCGCCTCGTTTTCTGCGACGCGGGTCGCCTCGCGTTCTGCGGCGGCGCGCTTTTCGGCGTCCTCGCGGTCGCGGAGTTCGCGGGCGCGGCGGACCTCGCTGTCCTTCTTCTCGGCTTCCGCGGCCGCGAACCGGTCGATGATGTCGGTCAGTTCGACGCGGCGGGCGGAGACGTAGCGGCGGTAGCCGGCCGCCGCCTCGGACAGCAGGATCAGCAGGGCCGGGGCGACGGAGTGGAGCAGGATGCCGCCGGCGTCCGGGTGCTGGGGGACCGGGTGGAAGCGGCCGTCGGGGTAGAGGGAGGTCCAGCAGTTCATGACCCACGTGGACAAACCCGCAGCCCAGCGCAGCATGAACGGCCAGCCGGACGGCTTGTAGGTGCCGCCGTGCTCCACCAGGACGCCGTCGACGTACAGGACGGTGATCAGGGCGACCGAGGCGAGGGGGTCCAGCATCCAGGCGATGTAGGCCGGGATGTCGTGGCTGGTGGCGAAGCGGGTGACGTTCACGCAGGTGAAGACCAGGGCACCGAGCCCCAGTCCGAGCAGCGACTTGGTGACGATGCCGCCGACGCGGACCAGGTGGCCGATCGAGACGCGGGCGGCGTCGGCGTCCTGCTTGGTGGCGGGGGTCGGGGAGTGGGCTGGCCGGGCGGGCCGGCCACGTGCGGCGCAGCCATGGCGGTTACCTTCCGTAGTGTGCGCGGGGAAGGGTGCGCGCACCGTGCGCGGCACCCATAACGGGATCTATCGGACTGTGCGCGGGTTCTGAGCGGGGAATTCCCTTAGGAACCCGGGGGTGCGCACGGTGCGGGCTCACCGCACCGTGCACATCCCGTTTCCGCTACTTACCGTCACCATCGGCGAGGGGGGACCGCATCAGGTCGTAGCGGCCGTACCCCTCCTCGGAGTCGTCCTCGGAGATCACCCCGGCCTCGATGAGGCGGTCGCGCTCGCGGTAGAACCAGCGCTTGGTGTCGCGCAGGCCGAGCCGCAGCAGGATGTCGGTCAGCTCGCGCGGGGCGAACGACAGCTTGCCCTCGCGCACCCACTGGTCCAGGCGCTCGTACAGGGCCACGCGGCCCTGCTCGGAGGTGAGCTGGTCGGTGTCGTCGCCGCCACCCAGCTCCAGCACGGGCGCGTCGTCGGCCGGCGGCGCGACCTCCTTGTCCACCGACAGGTCCTCGTACTCCCCCGGCTCGGGGTCGTCCTCCAGGATCTTGGCCAGTGCGTCTTCCAAGTCGGCGGTCTCCCTCGCGATCAGTTCCTCATCGACCTCCACGTCCATGTCGTCCTCCAGCTCCTGGTCGTCGTACGCGGTGGGCGCGTCCGGGGCGGCCGAAGCGGCGGGCGTCGCGGGCGGTGTGGTCGGCATCGGCGGGATGCCGGTGCCGGGCTCGCTGGCGAGCAGCGGGGTGGTGTAGAAGGTGCGGTTCTCCCAGAGCTTCCCGAAGGCCTGCGCGGTGATGGAGTCCAGCGGGGTGCGGACGTTCAGGCCCGCGGTGACGGCGGCCGCCAGCGTGGCGCGGTCGACGGCGTAGGTGCGGGCGACGACCGCCCACCGCTCCTGCGGGATGCCCATGCCGGCCCAGTAGGAGTAGCCGGGCTTGCGGTTGCCCCAGCCCGGGAAGGCGCCGGCGTCGATCGCCTCGGGCGGCAGCACGTACTGCGCTTCCGCGCCGTCGGACAGGCCGAAGGCGACGCCTGCCGGGTGGTTGGCCCGCGCGGAGGTGTCCATCTGGTCGTGCGTGGCGCGCTGGATCTCCGACTCCACCCAGCCGCCGGACGACCGGATGGTGCGCAGCACCTTCCCGTACGCGTCGCCGTCGGCGTAGTCGGCGGCCTCACCGAGCACGATCATCAGGAAGTTCAGGCCGCAGCCGGGCTCCCACCGCGCCAGGCCCTTGGAGGCCAGGTACGCGGCGCGGGCCTCGATCACCGGTCCGAGCTGCTTGAAGAACCGGCGGGCGTCGGCCGTGGTGGTGATCACCATGTCGGCCGCGTGGCGGATGTGGCCGTAGTCCTGCATGAACTTCGCGGCGTTGACGATGATGATCGACACCTCGGAGCGGGTGGCCGCGTCCGTGATCATCCCGGCGTTGCCCTGCGTCTTCCCGGAGCCGTTGACGCCCTGGAAGATCGCGTGCTCCACGTTGCCGTTGGTCAGCTCCTGCGGGTCGCGCAGCACCCCGGGGATGTTGACCTTGACCGTCTCGCCGTCCTCGTACCGTCCGACGTGCAGCGGGCTGTCGCCGAAGCCGGTGCCGAACGCGGACGGACCCGGCCAGGGGAAGCCCTCCTTGAGGAGGTCGGCGACCTGGACGCGCATGGTGATCTGCGAGGCGTCGTCGTCGTCGACGGTGTGGGTGATCCGGCCGGTGCCGAGCTTGAGGGCGGACGTCATCGCGGGGATCTTGCGGGCGAGTTCGTCGGCGGTCGCGCCGTCCTTCGCCTCGATCGTGGCGGTGACCGTGCCCTTGCCGTTGGACTTGGCCTCCTTCAACTCGTGCTTGGCCAGGCCGATCTCGGCTTCCAGCGTGGCCCACTTGCCGCCGGTCCTCTCGCCCGCGGCCTTCTTGTGGAGCTTGGACCACAGGTTGTTCCCGATGGACAAGCCCGCGCCGACCAGCAGCCAGCCGCCGATCGTGGTGCTGGACTCCAGCCCCACGACCGTGCCGAGCGTCGCGCCGGCGGTGACGGCGGTGGCGTTGACCAGGTGCAGGACCCGGGTGTCCTTGTCGCGCTTGGCGACCTCATCCATCCGGGCCACCAGCTTGGTCAGCCCGGCGCCCATCCCGGCGACCCCGAGGGCCGCCAGGGCGAGCGAGGTGGGCTGCTGCGCGAGCACGGCGTGGGCGGTCTCCACCAGGAGCGGGCCGCCGAAGGTGACGGCCCACGGGCCGCCGTAGGTGAGGTAGAGCTGCCGGTCGCTGGTCTGCTCTTCCTCGGTGCGGGTGTCGATCTTCTTCGACGCGGACGCGCGGCGGGCCATCAGGCGACCCTCCCGCCGGCCTCGCCCGGACGGCCGGCGGAGCCGGCGTTGGGCTTGTCGCCGATGGAGAAGCCGGGCTTCTTGCCCTTGCCCTCGCGGGCCTTCTTCTCCGCGTCCAGCTCGGGCTGGATGAAGTGCTTGACGAAGCTGGCGTACATCTTGATGCCGCTCAGCCCCAGCACCTTCGCCGCGGACGCCCCGGTCTTCAAGTGCGCGCCGACCAGCTTGCTGCGGACCTTGGACTGCACGCCGAAGGTGAACCACTTGCCCTTGTACTGCGCGAGGATCGCGGACACCATGTCGGCGTCCATCGCGACCCGCATGTGCAGCTCCAGGCCGATCGCGCGCAGGATCCGCGCGTACTGGTAGAGGTCCCGGTCGGTCCGGAACTCGATCTTCTCCAACTGCTGTACGAGCTGCGCCAGGTTGCTGGCCAGCTTCTCGCCGTCGCTCTCGCTCATTGCGGTCCTTCCAGGAGGGTTGTGGGACGGGCGTTCCGGGGGGCTGTCACCTCCCTGCGGGACCGGGCCGGGGCCCGGCACCACAGGCAGGCGGCAGGTTCACCGGCTGCGGTGGGTGTAGCTGGCCGGCTGCGTGGTGCCGGACTGGGTGTGCGAGCTGGCGTCGTGGATCGCGTTGCCGACGCCCGCGCCGAACGCGTTGATGCCGGAGGCGAGCGGCGAGGTGGCCAACGCGTAGCCGAGCACGACGGTGCAGATCGCCAGCGGCATCCGGACGTCCATGCGCCAGGACACGAACACGCCGACAGCGGCGAACACCACGATGGGCAGAGTGATCATCGAGTCCTCCAGGACTTCGGGGAGGGCCGAGCAGAACGAGGGAGGCTCCCTGCGTTCTCCGCGCCACCGCCCGGGAAAGGGCCGGCCGGTGGCACAGGCAGCGCAGGCTGCGGGGGAGCGGTTCAGGCGGCGGCGAGGTCGGCCTGGCGGCCGCGGGCGTCGGTGCCGACCGGCCGGTGCGGGGCGACGATCTGCCCGTCGGGCAGCAGCTCGCCGGTGTCCTCGAAGATCAGGACCGAGTTGCACAACAGGCTCCAGCCCTGCTCGGGATGGGCGGCGATGGTCTGCGCGGCCTCGCGGTCGGGGCTGTCAGCGGTCGGACACGTCGGGGTGTGCGTGCACAGGGAACTGGCCATGGGTGAACTCCCTCGAGGCGGTGTTGAGGTTGCGGACCGAGCGGCTGGTGCGGCTGCGGTCCCTGCGTTCTCCACCGCGGCCGCGCCCCGTGGGGCCGGCCGCGACTGGGCAGCACAGGGCGGCGGGTCAGTCGGTGTTGAAGTCGGCGTAGGTGCCGGGCGCGGCCTTCGGCACGTGCATCACGGTGTCGACCGCGGCGAACAGCGC
This window encodes:
- a CDS encoding DUF5999 family protein, whose translation is MCTHTPTCPTADSPDREAAQTIAAHPEQGWSLLCNSVLIFEDTGELLPDGQIVAPHRPVGTDARGRQADLAAA